The Streptomyces collinus DNA segment GTACGGCGGCGAGTGCGGGCGCGCAGCTACACCGCCCCGCTCACCTGGCAAGAGGGTGTGTCTCACAGGCCCGGATGGTTCCTTCGGCCCCCCGCGGAACCTATCGTCAAGGCCATGTTCGCTGTCTACGCCGCCCGAATCGACCGCGACCAGCCGCTCTCCGGCCTGGAGTTGGGAGAGCGTCCGGCTCCCGAGGCCCGTCCCGGCTGGAGTACCGTCACGGTCAAGGCCGCCTCCCTCAACCACCACGACCTGTGGTCCCTGCGTGGCGTGGGCCTCGCAGAGGACAAGCTGCCGATGATCCTCGGCTGTGATGCCGCCGGTGTCGACGAGGACGGCAACGAGGTCGTCCTGCACTCCGTGATCGGACAGAGCGGGCACGGGGTCGGCCCGAAGGAACCCCGCTCCATCCTCACCGAGCGCTACCAGGGCACCTTCGCCGAGCAGGTCTCCGTGCCGACCTGGAACATCCTGCCCAAGCCCAAAGAGCTCTCCTTCGAGGAGGCCGCCTGTCTGCCCACGGCGTGGCTGACGGCGTACCGGATGCTGTTCACCAATGCGGGGGTCCGGCCCGGTGACTCCGTGCTGGTGCAGGGCGCCGGTGGTGGGGTCGCCACCGCGGCCATCGTGCTGGGCAAGGCCGCCGGGCTGCGGGTCTTCGCCACCAGCCGGGACGAGGCCAAGCGGAAGCGGGCCCTGGAGCTCGGGGCCGTGGAGGCCGTGGAGTCGGGGGCGCGGTTGCCTCAGCGGGTCGACGCGGTGATCGAGACCGTCGGGGCTGCCACGTGGTCGCACTCGGTGAAATCGCTGAAGCCCGGCGGCACGCTGGTCATCTCCGGTGCCACCAGCGGCGACCGGCCCTCGCACGCGGAGCTGACCCGGATCTTCTTCCTCGAACTCAAGGTCGTCGGATCCACGATGGGCACGAAGGACGAACTGGAGGATCTCCTCGCGTTCTGTGCCGCGACGGGAGTGCGGCCCGTCATCGACGAGGTCATGCCCATGGACCGTGCGCGGGAGGGCTTCGAGCGGCTGGCTTCGGGCGAGCAGTTCGGGAAGGTCGTGCTGACCAGTCCCTGAGTCCTTGCGAAGGTGTGTCGACGGCCGGTCCCGGGTGGGCCGGCCGTTTTCGTATGTCAATCGTGGTTGACGCGGGCGGGGTGTCAACGTAGGTTGACGGTATGACCGAAGCAACCGATCTGGCCGAACGCGCCGGTGACCGTGATCCACGGGTCGGCCTGCGGGCCGTCGCCGCGCTGCGCCGGCTGCTGGAGCAGTTGGAAGCCGTGCAGGTGCGCAACGCGCGCAACCAGGGCTGGTCGTGGCAGGAGATCGCCACCGAACTCGGTGTGAGCAGGCAGGCCGTGCACAAGAAGTACGGGAGGCATTGATGTTCGAGCGGTTCACGAAGGACGCCCGCGACGTGGTGAAGGGCGCGTACGCGTACGTGGACGGGCGTGACGAGGGCGGGCAGGTCGTGGAGCCGGAGCATCTGCTGCTGGCGCTGCTCGACCGGGAGGGCAGCCGTGGCTCCTTCGCGCTCGCGGCTCTCGGGCTCGGTGAGCGGCGGGAGTCCGTGCGGGAGGCCTTGCGTGAGGCGCGGCGGCGGGCCGGACTGACGCAGGCCGAGACCGACGCGCTCGCCGGGCTGGGGATCGACGTGGAGGAGATCGTCGCCCGGGTGGAG contains these protein-coding regions:
- a CDS encoding zinc-binding dehydrogenase codes for the protein MFAVYAARIDRDQPLSGLELGERPAPEARPGWSTVTVKAASLNHHDLWSLRGVGLAEDKLPMILGCDAAGVDEDGNEVVLHSVIGQSGHGVGPKEPRSILTERYQGTFAEQVSVPTWNILPKPKELSFEEAACLPTAWLTAYRMLFTNAGVRPGDSVLVQGAGGGVATAAIVLGKAAGLRVFATSRDEAKRKRALELGAVEAVESGARLPQRVDAVIETVGAATWSHSVKSLKPGGTLVISGATSGDRPSHAELTRIFFLELKVVGSTMGTKDELEDLLAFCAATGVRPVIDEVMPMDRAREGFERLASGEQFGKVVLTSP
- a CDS encoding HTH domain-containing protein gives rise to the protein MTEATDLAERAGDRDPRVGLRAVAALRRLLEQLEAVQVRNARNQGWSWQEIATELGVSRQAVHKKYGRH
- a CDS encoding Clp protease N-terminal domain-containing protein — translated: MFERFTKDARDVVKGAYAYVDGRDEGGQVVEPEHLLLALLDREGSRGSFALAALGLGERRESVREALREARRRAGLTQAETDALAGLGIDVEEIVARVEEAHGVGALAGDRKDKRWWSGRTSFGRGAKDVLERSLRVALAQRDRHIGDEHILLALTLRPGVAAEVLADHGVTYEHLVRVLYGSGGEAKAG